TTTTACCTTTAAAACTCTGTCGATATCCAAACTTAATTCTCTCAATTATTCACATCAGTTCAGAACATTACAGACAATTTAATAAATTACAGTTTACCTCTAAATCAAATTGTTTCACAAAACCAATCAACAACTTCATAATTTCTTATATAACAGTAATAACTATATTTTATTGAGATCAACATAAAACTTCAGAACAACAACTCTTCTAATTTCAACATGATGATCATAACAGGAATTCAATAgcaattcaacaacaacaaccacatgtACTCATCCATCGATAAACACAATTCAACAACAATAATCACACAACAATTTATGAACAGATCACAATCCCTACATACCAATTATCATAAATCccattatagagtcagaacctcacccttaccttggattggagaccgCTCTATTCTACCGGTTGTAACTTCTTGGAATCCTAGCTccttgcctcttttctctttctCTGCAACTTTCTCTACGTAGCCTCCAACATTTCTCTAATTTCTCCAAAAATCTCTCATTAAACTAATTTCTCTTAATTTAACTAAACCCTTCAAACTTATTATTTCTTTTAGGCTTAACTCCACAATTTCAATTGGGCTTAACTTACACCCCCATATTTCTAATGTCAACCACCAAAACAAGcccaattaattaattacttcATTATTTCTCCatcactaattaattaattaaatctaataaaataacttaaacccCAATAGTTCACATTCACTTCATAATTCATCCActaattcaaaaataattaattaaataattaatggaaTTATTCGGGATGTTACATTCAACATCTCGTTTGAAGTAAGGAAATCCTTGAAAGTCCAAATGTTTGCAAATTTCATTGCAGAGATGACTCCAAGAACATCAGAGCCAACCCACACATGGGCCTATTCATTGATGGTTCATCTAAAAATTATGGAACTAGAgccaattttatttttaagaaaaaaccaGATTAGTTATTTAAGTATCTTTGGGCTTCGAGTTCCCCACCATTAATAATCAATTTGAGTACGAAGCCAGCGTCACCTTCCTAACCCCGACTTCCATGATAGAAGAAAAAATGGTTGGCTCAAGCCAAAGATCCATTTTTACAGTGATATGTTTCCTTGACAAAGGGAAAGCTGGAGAAGTTTAAATCCTTTTAAATCTTGAACGTCCTGAGGGGACATAACACTAAAGTAAATATGTTTTCCAAAATTTCTAGCACAAGGTCCTCTAGAGTGAATCACTCCTTCATCTAGGAGACGTTAAGGGGTCCAAGTATTTAAATTCAATGAATGACGAAGTTGTCCAAAGAAGACTTCTTACAACCCTCCAAGATATCACCCATCCTAAGAATTATTAAGCAAGGAATTCTCCCCGTGGACATAGATGAAGCCACCTTGGTATAAAGCAGATCTAGTTTGTATTATGTGCTAGAAGGGACCTTATATAAGAGAGGGATATCCACTCCTTATTGAAATTCCTAGAAGGGAGAGGCCGATTACACTCTCACTTTGGTGCACGAAGGGATAGTTGTTCAACATCTATGTGTCCGAGCCTTGGCCAAGAAAGTACTTAGAGATGGGTACTACTAGTTTTTCATGGCCCAAGATGCTAAGGAGTATGCGAAGTGGTGTGACTAGTGCCATAAGCACAGTGACATACACAATTCCCCTCCATACGAGCTACATACTTTGACGCCACTTTGGCCTATTCGCAATGGAGTATAGACATCCTTAGCCATTTTCCCATCGCGTCGGACCAAATCAAATTTATCCTGAATGTTGATTACTTCATCAAGTGGATTGAAGAAAAAGCTTTAGTGAAGTTCATTGTTGCCAATATTCTAAAGTTCTTCAAGAGAAATATTTTGGTTATGTATGGGATCCCTCGTGTGGATTTATGTGATTGCAAGTAGTATTTTTGGAGAAGTTACTTGACCTAATTGGGTTTTTTGATGACATCATTATGAAATGAAGTCTTCATATTAAGAGATGATCAAGATGTTAAGCTTTGGAAACCAAGATGCAAAAGCCAATATCTTTAGGACAACACATGATGTCATGCGGCATTCATTGAAATCCCTAATGATCTCAGTTAAGCAATCTCTCTAATGAATTTGTTTATCAAGAAGCCTTATAAAGCCTCATCAAATATAAGAAGTCAAGTCCCATATGAAGTGTTAAGTCTATGGTGAATCTAGCAAGGGGTCTTACGGTTTTAAAGTTTGTCAATAAGAGCAAGAATGAAAGCCCGCCTGGTTCCTATCTGAGTGATTAAAGTCTCGTGATTGGTGGCACTATTGAAATATGAAGCCAGTACCACAAATTCTTCATCCACCCAATGGTACTAAACGAAAGCCTCGGGAGACACCAAACTTTGGCATTCcttcttgatcatatcttcttagAAGTCATGAAAAAGATAATGTTGGTCATGAATCTGAGAATGGCTTTGAGAGGTAATATGGTCTCTAACTTCCCTGTCCTTGGGATCTCGTTCATTAACTAccttaaaagatttaatcaaacaaCGATTCAATCGTTTGTTCCGAGCAACCTTAGTAGGTTTCAAGTCTACATGAGACAGTATGGAGGAAGTAAAACCTACGTCCACAATTGTTTTTCATATCGGATTTTTCATCGGGAATACACAACAGTTAAACAATTGGATTTCACATCGGGAATACACAACAGTTAAGTGCACTTAAGTATTCTAGGACAAGGGGTTACTCCTAGTCTAGAAACCTAAGGccacataaaaaaattattagaaacGTCTCAACGATGACACTCACATTTAATGCATTTGTTCCATAGGTTATCCAAGTATGACTGTTAAGCCTTTTCCAATTCTCCAAGAAACGTCCGATGCGAGGAACTTGAATCGTTTCTCTAAAAGGCTTCCTGCTACCACATGGAAAAAAGCTTCGGGGACAAATGTTCAGGTCTACCAAAGGCCCAATAAGAGAAGACTCATATCTAATTCTAATCTCTAAAGCCACAACCTACTCTCATATAAAAGGAATCAGAGATAAAGGAAAAGGTATAATTAAAACTCATTTTCTCTCACACATCATTATTAATTCTCTCACTAACTTGAACATTTGAGTACTAACCTTATAAATCAACCTCCTCTCCACCGCATGAGAAGCATAAGTCCACCGCAACGAAACACTATAATCACCATGCACTAAACCACTCTAATTCCACCGCATAACATTTGCACGTTTTTAGGTATGATAAGAAAAGGTAtaattaaaacttattttctATCACGCATCATTATTGATTCTCTCACTAACTTAAACATTTGAGTGCTAACCTTGTAAACCTACTTCCTCTCCACCGCATGAGAAGCATATGTCCACCACAACAAAACACTATAGTCATCATTCACTAAACAACTCTAATTCCATCACAGTAATTACACATTTTTAAGTATGATAAGAAGCATGTTTTACACTAATGCAACCATCGAATCCTCAAATTCTTTACCTActttatatttgaaaaaaaaacaaaacttccaaAACTCTCATTATTGTGTATATCTCAAATATCTCTCAAGAAATATATGTAGAATAaactaaaacattttttttatataataaatgaaCTTCAAATTATTTTACCACAATGTCTCTCACAGCATTTACAATGACCACAATCACAATTGCAACTTCATTAATTGCAACTTAAATCCATGATATATTATTATTGCCAATTTTATCTTTCACATCATTTATATATACTTTGTGAATTTATTACACCCTCTCCATATAAAAGTTAGAGGATCTTTGATAGGATGCAAAATGCTAACCCTAACAAGGCTtacaaaaataagagaaaaaagtaaacaaactaagaaaatagaattaaaagataactttgattttcatTGATTGCCTTTGcaatgtctcaatgagactacaatatataatacTTCTAGTGGGTAATAAGCTTAAAGACCCAAATACTAGTAAAAGCCCAATAAAAATATTGATAACTAATAAGTAATAATATAAACTAGAACTCTATTATATCCCCTCTATCATTGCCGtcgggttcacttgaaccttgtcctcaaggttctaaaattacTCCCGGATTCCATTGCTTAAACTGAACAATTATAACCGGAAATTTATCTTGAGTCACTAGTGGAAGGTTCTCCGCAGTTGCTTTCAAGTTACCGAATCCATGACTTAGCCCTCCAATGAATAGCTTTAGGATTTCAAgttccaaatccttgaagctaaGTCTGCTGTCCGCCTTTAACAAAAAAATAGCAGGTACCTTCTCCACTTCAACTTCAACTTCAGCATATGCGAAAGCGATACAACGAAGACTATTAGCTTCCATACCTTGAATAATTCTTTCAAATTTTGACATGGTTTCATTATCAAGATGTTTCACAATACCATAAGCATCATAGTATTTTGAACACCTTCTTAGAACCAGCTCTGCTACTCCTTTCCAATGTGCATTCATTTTGTTGTCAATATTTATTCTCAACAACACTCcacttattttcttttttgagTTAAATGTCTCAACTTGAATAATAGAAACAACAATCGAATCGCAACAACCTGAATTTCCTGCAGAACAAGAAACAACAATACTGTATTGTGCAGCACTAAAAACACCAATCACAATCGAATCACGATAATAATGAGATGCATAGCCATTAGAACTAACAGAGAGTGAAATCACATGAACCCCATATGAAACAGCTTCATCCATAGTAGCAAGAATATCAAAACAACCAAGTTTCCCACAGATTTTGTACGTTGTGGTTCTAGCCTTTGTTAGCATTCCCTTAGCTCCACCTTTAGCAAAATGAACAAGCCTGCGTTAACAACTACCGAACCACCTTGTCCTGTTCCATAGCCTTGGCCAAAGACAATTACATCAGGTACCATGTTACCACCGGCTGTCGATAATATATGAAATCCATGGCCATCATTGTCACGAGGCATGTTAGAGGACGAGTTGAGCGGTGTAGATAATAATCTCGAAGCATAGCCTTTGTTGAAATACTGTGCCCCAATTAATTTCCTATTGTAGTGGAAAGCCAGATCATACCCTTTTTCATATATCCCTCTCCACTTGGATCGAATTGGTTCAAACCATTCATCATTAAAACTCTTTGATTCAGGACAAACACCATTTCCATCATTATCCTTCCCTATATGAATGTTTCCACTAGTAGTAACAATTACACTCTTCTTAAAACTAGGTGGTTTTCCATATAGATGATTGTTTGCAACATTCAAATGAGTAGGCATGGGCAAATTAGTAAGATCATTTGGAATCAAACCAGTAAGCTCATTAGGAATCAAACCTGTGATATTGGTATCCCAAAGAAGACGAACCTGCACCCGAGGAAATTGTGGAGGAGTGACGTAGTTGTTCATGTCAAAAGTAGGATTTGGTGGCTTTGGAGGCGGTAGCGACGTAATTGGCTTTTGAACCAGAGGAACAGGTTTAAACGCAACATCTCTTTTTTCTCGAAGAAGTCTTTGGGACTCAGCTCGAGATTATTTGAGAGTCTCCTGTCTTTCCTTCTCAGCTTTTCCTTCCTTCCTTCGCAGCTCGATACATTCCTTctgttgtttcttcttctttttcttcttactcTCTTTCTTCTTTAATTCTTCCGTCGTCTTCTCAGTAGACTTGCCGTCACGTTCATCATCGACAGAATCTAACTTCAAAACTCTCCTAGCACCCAAATCATCTTTCTTGACAGTTTCAGTGACATTGTTATTAGGCAAACCTTTAATTTCATCGATAGACTCTCCGTTTGAGTCCTCCAAGCCTGAATTGTTTTCGAATTCGGGTAATTTGATAGGAGGAGATGAAGGAAGAGGGTTTTCAGAAACCCTAGGTGGAGATGAAGGTTGGGGTTTTTCGGAAACCCGATATGCCTTTTTCAAACGCTTCAGTGTTTGTTGGGTAATGGGGGAAGGAGAAAATGGTTCGAACTCATCGTCGCTAGTCGTGATTGATTCAGAGATTTGAAACAacacttttttgtttttgtggttGAAAGAATGGACTGGGAGTTTCCTGTAGGTGGAAAGAGGGGTTGTGGGTCGAATGGGTTTTTGACATGTagtttttgatcttttcttaaaAGAGGGATGAGATATTTGGAGATATTtatcaaaatctcttctatttcTAGAATAGGTTTGATATTGATGAGAAATTATGGAGGAGGTGTTTGTTGGTTGGAGTTGTTGGTGATAATTATTGTAGTCATGTGAATAAGGAGATGATGAGTAGGATAAATATGGGTTATGATTAGGTGGGTGTGGTGAATACCCATGGTTTGGATACAAACTTGGTGATGATGATCCATGAATGTAATAAGGTGTAAAAAATTCCCATGGAAATGATGGAAAGGATGGTGTGGTACGCGTAGTGTCTATGGTGGAGTAGTATGGAAATGAAGGTGTGTGATAAGGATAATCCAttggaggatttgagtacatggatgaaagcaccaattgataggatgcAAAATGCTAACCCTAACAAGGCTTACAAAACTAAGAGAAAAAagtaaacaaactaagaaaatagaattaaaagataactttgattttcatTGATTGCCTTTGcaatgtctcaatgagactacaatatataatacTTCTAGTGGGTAATAAGCTTAAAGACCCAAATACTAGTAAAAGCCCAATAACAATATTGATAACTAATAAGTAATAATATAAACTAGAACTCTATTATATCCCCTCTATCAATCTTTATCCCTTTTCAAATGTGCACAAGGGCATAGTGAATCTTACCACTCTGTCCATAGATTGGAGCATGGAATGCTGATGTATCCTTCATTCACACTATAAAATACTTCAATAATCCTAGAGTCTAGGACTGAAAGTGGTAAATACATATAACTATATGCAAAAGGAATACAAATTTATGGCACATAACATATAGTAAGAATAATTTTACATAAAAAGCAAAAAAGGTGTCACTATATAATAgtgtatattaattaaataaagaacATAAAACCATCACTTTATTTCTGGAGCAGAATCAAAGGAAATAAAGGTCCATTCGATTGTGACACTTCCACCGAAGACCTCCCCACCATGACTCCATGACTCATCACCTTTTTACTTTTGAATTCCATGcatgtatttttataatttttctaaattcttttaatattaaaatcTCGTGGTTTCAATGTTTTAGAAATCATCTATAGTTtaaaatttgtccaactttgtaTTGTTGGTCCAACTTTGCCATTGAATATAGTTTGTGTCGGCTCAAGGATTAAGTAAGATTTTAAatctcaaaatttaaaattttcaaaaatttcaaaatatttaatttataatatgtaatatgttaaaaattttataaatgatTTATTAGGTGAAATGATAAAAAAAGACTTCACATTATATTTATGATTCAACTTATACTCTAAAGAATTAATTATTTCTTTATTgtgtttttattcttttaaatcaaaattgttatttttttttcaaatagctTAGTAGCTAGAAttctaaatattttaaagatGAATAAGTGATCTTACACATAATATCCTGCAAAGCTATCAAATGAGTTGTATTAACGAGATAATCAAGATTACTATTCTAAGAGTTTGTATAAAAAACATAACTTGCTTTTAAATATTACATTGATTAGCATAAAAACATAAACTACGACCATGTAAATGACTGTCTTTTATCACATACATACTTAAAATTTATCACGAAAGAAAATCACTTTATTTTACCACAGATGATCTATGGATAAACTATACAAGAtatccaaaaacacttaaaaaatctTGACAATATTATCTATTATAAACCCTACGATTCATAATCTGGATCCAAACACTTTCAAATATTTACAAACACGTAAAGTCTCTCTAGTAAAGACAGATCTTTATGAATCAACACTCAACGAACTTGTCGATCATTAAAAGAGAGATTATTAACTATTATCCGAGTATGATAGCTACTCTAGCTAGAGACCACAATCGAAGTAAAATCTAATATTCTTATCTGTATATATAAATAGAAAGCTCGACATAAACCCTAATCATCAATcaataataatcctaatatttAAACATTAGTTTCAATAATATCACAATAACACACTATACCACCTACtatatatataacatttaaaTTTAGGTTGATCgcgcaaaaaaaaaacatttaaatttagggttagggttttctcccttaaatatgcatgatgatgatgattggagTATAATAAAGTCTAATTTAGTGATAATACCACAGTAAAAGAATAACCTAAAGATACTTATACTATAAGAAACACGTTTGGTGCTCTTCAATAATCACACaaatttaattttgataaaatacaaaaagagagggagagagaaaataaacaagaacaaaaataaatataaacactACACCCCCCACAAAGCTCCTTTATCTTTTTTCTTTCCATCTCTGTGATCTCTTTTTCTCTGCAACTCTCTCATTTTGATGTGATTCTCCACCCACACACATTAACATATCCAAAGAAAAACCTCATCAAACTTTATCAAAAGATTCAACCATGGTCTTCCCTTCTCTTCCAATCTATCTAGATCCAACCAACTGGTCACAACAGGTATTCATTCTTTCATTCTCTAGCttccatttttctttatttttaattttattttttcacttttttctatCTTTAACTTCTTCAATAAAGCTTAGAAAATATAATTGATCAGAAAAACAGATATTCCAACACACTTTATAATTAAGCTTTTTTTCTTGAATATACTATTGTACATGTGTGTAAAATATTAtatagtttattttttttattaattattttttcttacacttttgtgaaaataatataaCCAGCAAGCAGGAATTGGTATTGAAACTCAAAATCCGTCGCATCTGCAACAACCATCAGCTTCAACTGTGGCAGGTATCACAGTTAAAGCTGATGGCTGCTATCAAGGGTCTATAAGACCAGGATCAATGACAGATCGAGCTAGGATTTCAAAAATACACCAAAACGATACCGGTGCTGCTGGAGTACAAAAATGTCCAAGATGTGAATCAACAAACACAAAATTCTGCTACTACAACAACTATAGTCTTTCGCAGCCACGCCATTTTTGCAAAGCTTGTCGTCGTTATTGGACTAGAGGTGGTGCACTTAGAAATGTTCCTGTTGGAGGTGGATGTAGAAAGAATAATAAAAGAAGCAAAGGAAATTCAGTATCAAAACCGCCGTCTAAACCTAATCGAAGTAATGATCATCGCCAGGTCGGTATTGGTGCTATTGCAGGTGGGTCTAGCTCAGAAAATGCAAAATCTAATGGTTGCAATAATTCTAATGTGAATATGGGAATGTCTCattttccaactcaattcccattTTTTCCTTCTTTGCATCATTATAACAATAATGACTATGTTTCTCAAGGCATTGGTTCTATGGTGACAAAAAATATTACCAATAGTACTAATGTTGAGTTTC
The Vicia villosa cultivar HV-30 ecotype Madison, WI linkage group LG6, Vvil1.0, whole genome shotgun sequence genome window above contains:
- the LOC131611361 gene encoding dof zinc finger protein DOF2.2-like gives rise to the protein MVFPSLPIYLDPTNWSQQQAGIGIETQNPSHLQQPSASTVAGITVKADGCYQGSIRPGSMTDRARISKIHQNDTGAAGVQKCPRCESTNTKFCYYNNYSLSQPRHFCKACRRYWTRGGALRNVPVGGGCRKNNKRSKGNSVSKPPSKPNRSNDHRQVGIGAIAGGSSSENAKSNGCNNSNVNMGMSHFPTQFPFFPSLHHYNNNDYVSQGIGSMVTKNITNSTNVEFQLGRDSSVGNNNNGDSLLLSNGIGEQWRFLNPLQVHHHQQQPQPQQQQQQQQGHNVQQFPFMTNLEPQVGLFQFGGENNGETSSFISSKAMDSSSASIGMVKMEENNHQRLSLPKILLSGSGNSNDLFWNEVPSFTPSSSNLL